The Solidesulfovibrio sp. genome includes a region encoding these proteins:
- the tpx gene encoding thiol peroxidase yields MSERTGLITFLGGGLTLCGNPVGVGDTAPDFTVLTNDLAPAKLGDFTEKGLILIAVPSLDTAVCDLEARKFNKEMESLTGQAKALVVSMDLPFAQKRWAEAAGVKNIVTVSDHRDAAFGQAYGLLIKELRLLARAVLVLGPDRKVAYMELVPEVTNEPDYAAALAALGKVL; encoded by the coding sequence ATGAGCGAGCGCACCGGTCTCATTACCTTTCTCGGCGGCGGCCTGACGCTTTGCGGCAATCCCGTCGGCGTCGGCGACACCGCCCCGGACTTCACGGTCCTCACCAACGACCTGGCCCCGGCCAAACTCGGCGATTTCACCGAAAAGGGCCTCATCCTCATTGCCGTGCCCTCCCTGGACACCGCCGTGTGCGACCTGGAAGCCCGCAAGTTCAACAAGGAAATGGAAAGCCTCACCGGCCAAGCCAAGGCGCTGGTCGTGAGCATGGACCTGCCCTTTGCCCAGAAACGCTGGGCCGAGGCCGCCGGGGTCAAAAACATCGTCACCGTCTCCGACCACCGCGACGCCGCCTTCGGCCAGGCCTACGGCCTGCTGATCAAGGAACTGCGCCTGCTGGCCCGGGCCGTGCTGGTCCTTGGCCCGGACCGCAAGGTCGCCTACATGGAGCTCGTGCCCGAGGTGACCAACGAGCCCGACTACGCCGCCGCCCTTGCGGCCCTTGGCAAGGTCCTGTAG
- a CDS encoding M15 family metallopeptidase: MRLRNTAFCILWLLLALPLATFAAGPATPQAAGLVDVTTVAPAIRLDIRYATPNNFTKVTVYPAAKCYLRADVAQRLVRVQADLEKQGLGLKVYDCYRPFSIQKKFWALVPNEDWVAKPVEENGKPVSGSKHNRGAAVDLTLVDAAGKELPMPSGFDDFTEKARRDYAGGDKQALENSKRLEAAMQKQGFEPLPTEWWHFDGPGWQGYELLDAPIN, encoded by the coding sequence ATGCGCCTACGCAACACCGCCTTTTGCATCCTGTGGCTGCTGCTCGCCCTGCCCCTGGCCACCTTTGCCGCCGGCCCGGCCACGCCGCAAGCCGCCGGACTGGTGGACGTGACCACCGTGGCCCCGGCTATCAGGCTCGACATCCGCTACGCCACGCCGAACAATTTCACGAAAGTGACCGTCTATCCGGCCGCCAAATGCTACCTGCGCGCGGACGTGGCCCAACGTCTGGTCCGGGTCCAGGCGGACCTGGAAAAACAGGGGTTGGGCCTCAAGGTCTACGACTGCTACCGGCCGTTTTCCATCCAGAAGAAGTTCTGGGCGCTCGTGCCCAACGAGGACTGGGTGGCCAAGCCCGTGGAGGAAAACGGCAAGCCCGTGTCCGGCTCCAAGCACAACCGGGGCGCGGCCGTGGACCTGACGCTGGTGGACGCGGCCGGCAAGGAATTGCCCATGCCGTCGGGCTTCGACGACTTCACGGAAAAGGCCCGGCGCGACTACGCCGGCGGCGACAAGCAGGCCCTGGAAAACTCCAAGCGCCTGGAAGCGGCCATGCAAAAGCAAGGCTTCGAGCCCCTGCCCACGGAGTGGTGGCACTTCGACGGCCCGGGCTGGCAGGGCTACGAACTGCTCGACGCGCCGATCAACTGA
- a CDS encoding PAS domain S-box protein, whose translation MTTASPIRLAVTLANEGQGVLTGEPSGTLAEGLAFCVAVWDVGRRFLRGNALARERLGEASEPACHRVLHGRAAPCPGCPLDGPQAAFATDWAACVGLGGDDAGPAGIVSVFSPAAGGFDASRLAAVLEYAVTAVFVVDRAYRLVYVNAAFERLHGKGREELLGHSLAVVAGPVHFARFQKDVQEILRNGSGTEEEIRLTLDGRERSFMAARLPLAGPSGEVDALCGMLTEITAHRQAQRDLDVAKRRYQAIVEDQSELVVRLDPKLRRLFVNRAAARFSGRPPEAALGGLFLEALPEEEAEPLRRRILALGPRAPTTDIRHRFRLPGGSEHYLSWTVRAIFDETGQVGEYQATGRDVTAYWHMERELVKSESKYKDIFENSAEGIFQFDPSGAMVACNPALARILGYAGAEEALREQGDLFCRIQAHQDDRLEFLRLLALHGRIFDFEMQVVRRDGRAVWLSVNARAVLDEAGRLLRVEGAARDITDRKRAEDERMLLVSAVDQSAEGLAIVSRDFRLEYANPAFAQIVGGGQGQPGSLDLGPRLAAFLGESVRKMLALGLRWSGRVRLTRDEDEEAVTDTLISPVRDASGQIVNHILLVRDITYETGLEKRLRQVEKLEAIGVLAGGVAHDFNNLLTPILLNTEMILADIPWRDPLRKPLADVVRASERARDLVRQLLTFSRQGELTVGPLPLPPLVKETVKLARGMVEARVDIRQQISELALTILADPAQIHQVLMNLCLNAAQAMPEGGVMEVGLAAVPEPPRPGAASIAAGLPLTELAEGPYARLWVSDTGHGMPPDIAERIFEPFFTTKRPGQGTGMGLAAVHGIVKGCGGAVVVTSAVGKGSRFEVYLPLIPRQAPPDSAQLIGASSSS comes from the coding sequence ATGACGACGGCGTCGCCGATCCGGCTGGCCGTTACCCTGGCAAATGAGGGCCAGGGGGTCCTGACCGGGGAGCCCTCGGGCACGCTGGCCGAGGGCCTGGCCTTTTGCGTGGCCGTATGGGACGTCGGGCGCCGTTTCCTGCGCGGCAACGCCCTGGCCCGGGAGCGGCTGGGCGAGGCCTCGGAGCCGGCCTGTCACAGGGTGTTGCACGGCCGGGCCGCGCCGTGCCCCGGCTGTCCGCTGGACGGGCCGCAGGCGGCGTTCGCCACGGATTGGGCCGCCTGCGTGGGCCTGGGCGGCGACGATGCGGGGCCGGCGGGGATCGTGAGCGTCTTTTCCCCGGCGGCGGGGGGCTTTGACGCGTCGCGGCTGGCCGCCGTCCTCGAATATGCCGTGACCGCCGTTTTCGTGGTGGACCGGGCCTACCGCCTGGTCTACGTCAACGCGGCCTTCGAGCGGCTGCACGGCAAGGGCCGGGAGGAACTGCTGGGCCACTCCCTGGCCGTGGTCGCCGGGCCGGTTCATTTCGCCCGTTTCCAGAAGGATGTGCAGGAAATACTGCGCAACGGCTCGGGTACGGAAGAGGAGATCCGCCTGACCTTGGACGGCCGGGAACGGTCGTTCATGGCCGCGCGCCTTCCCTTGGCCGGGCCTTCCGGCGAGGTCGACGCCCTGTGCGGCATGCTCACCGAGATAACGGCCCACCGCCAGGCCCAGCGGGACCTCGACGTGGCCAAGCGCCGCTACCAGGCTATCGTCGAGGACCAAAGCGAACTGGTGGTGCGGCTCGACCCGAAGCTGCGGCGGCTTTTCGTCAACCGGGCCGCCGCCAGGTTTTCCGGAAGGCCGCCGGAAGCGGCCCTGGGCGGACTGTTTCTGGAGGCCCTGCCCGAGGAGGAGGCCGAGCCCCTGCGGCGGCGCATCCTGGCCCTTGGCCCGCGCGCGCCGACCACGGACATCCGCCACCGCTTCAGGCTGCCGGGCGGAAGCGAACATTACCTGAGCTGGACCGTGCGGGCCATTTTCGACGAAACCGGCCAGGTGGGCGAATACCAGGCCACGGGCCGCGATGTGACGGCCTATTGGCACATGGAGCGCGAGCTGGTCAAAAGCGAGTCCAAGTATAAGGATATATTCGAAAATTCAGCAGAGGGCATCTTCCAGTTCGATCCCTCCGGGGCCATGGTCGCCTGCAATCCGGCCCTGGCGCGCATCCTGGGCTATGCCGGCGCCGAGGAGGCGCTCCGTGAACAGGGCGACCTGTTTTGCCGCATCCAGGCCCACCAGGACGACCGGCTGGAATTCCTGCGGCTGTTGGCCCTGCATGGCCGGATCTTCGATTTCGAGATGCAGGTGGTGCGTCGCGACGGGCGCGCGGTCTGGCTGTCGGTCAACGCCCGGGCGGTGCTCGACGAGGCCGGGCGGCTGCTGCGGGTGGAGGGCGCCGCCCGCGACATCACCGACCGCAAGCGGGCCGAGGACGAGCGCATGCTGCTCGTGTCCGCCGTGGACCAGAGCGCCGAGGGCCTGGCCATCGTCAGCCGCGATTTCAGGCTCGAATACGCCAATCCGGCCTTCGCCCAGATCGTGGGCGGCGGCCAGGGACAGCCCGGCTCCCTGGACCTGGGGCCGCGCCTGGCCGCGTTTCTCGGGGAATCGGTGCGCAAGATGCTGGCCCTGGGGCTGCGCTGGTCGGGCCGGGTGCGCCTGACGCGGGACGAGGACGAGGAGGCCGTCACCGACACGCTGATTTCCCCGGTGCGCGACGCCAGCGGCCAGATCGTCAACCACATTCTGCTCGTGCGCGACATCACCTACGAGACGGGCCTGGAAAAGCGGCTGCGCCAGGTGGAAAAGCTCGAGGCCATCGGCGTGCTGGCCGGCGGCGTGGCCCACGACTTCAACAACCTGCTCACGCCGATTTTGCTCAACACCGAGATGATCCTGGCCGACATCCCCTGGCGCGACCCCCTGCGCAAGCCCCTGGCCGATGTGGTCCGGGCCTCGGAGCGGGCCCGCGACCTGGTGCGCCAGCTGCTCACCTTCAGCCGCCAGGGCGAACTGACCGTCGGCCCCCTGCCCCTGCCTCCCCTGGTCAAGGAGACGGTCAAGCTGGCCCGGGGCATGGTGGAGGCCCGGGTGGACATCCGCCAGCAGATCTCGGAACTGGCCCTGACCATCCTGGCCGATCCGGCGCAGATCCACCAGGTGCTCATGAACCTGTGCCTCAATGCCGCCCAGGCCATGCCCGAGGGCGGGGTGATGGAGGTGGGGCTGGCCGCCGTGCCCGAGCCGCCGCGCCCCGGCGCCGCCAGCATCGCCGCCGGGTTGCCCCTGACCGAGCTGGCCGAGGGGCCCTATGCCCGGCTGTGGGTGTCCGACACCGGCCACGGCATGCCGCCCGACATCGCCGAGCGCATCTTCGAACCCTTTTTCACCACCAAGCGCCCCGGCCAGGGCACGGGCATGGGCCTGGCCGCCGTGCACGGCATCGTCAAGGGCTGCGGCGGGGCCGTGGTGGTGACCAGCGCCGTGGGCAAGGGCAGCCGCTTCGAGGTCTACCTGCCGCTCATCCCCCGCCAGGCCCCGCCGGACAGCGCTCAGTTGATCGGCGCGTCGAGCAGTTCGTAG